The genomic region TATCGCCTCAGCTTACTTGGAACCTTGACGGAAGTGGTACCAAAAAATGTACCAGGTACTAGGTACCAGATTTGCTCAATGGAAAACCGGTCGGGTTGTGCCGATACCATGCAGTGGAAAAGCAGCTACAGTTTTCGAGAAAACGCTGATTTATTGGAAGTTATTTGGCAAGATACCCCATTTCAAATGCCGTAGGGCCTACAGTGAGCCAAGGTCACCTTGGGAATGATGTAACCGCCGACTTGGGTGTCTTTGGTGGCACTTCTGCCCACATTCAAGGGAAGAATGTTTCCGATTCTCTGGGTCTCATGGATAACAGCATCAGTGTAAggcatgttctccctgtcagTTAAGGAGGGCGGGCGTGAGGATCCAACCACACGGTCAATCTCCTCTTGCACCTTTCCTAAACATGAAGCCACAGAAAAAGTTctaaatgtataaaatgtatgGTAGAATACCTTAAATATGGTGAAGGATTATGTCTCCTCTTTCATTAGTGGTTAGATCTTGCATGACACTGTGTAAACACTCACGCTGTATCTCAGGATATTTGATCATGTAGAGCAGCCCCCAGTTCAGGGTGGTAGATGTGGTCTCAGTTCCTGCTACAAACAGGTCCAGAGTGCAGAAGCACAAGTTTTCCACATTGAAGCCTGATGCTTCATCATCCTtgtactagagagagagagaaagagaaaggtagagaaagaaaggtagagagagaaaaagaaagatggaatgtgagaggagagaatatTTTGTTAATACtcagtgttaagtgtgttaatACCCAGATAaatagggagaggaagaagatgtATGTGAAGAAGAGATGGATTACTATTCTGGGTTGAGGGAGAAAGATCCTGTATTAGACATGTTATGTATGATTGTACAGTATATCTCCAAAGTGATTGTGGTGATGATTCTATTCGTATACTAAATCTAATAGTATATAATTCAGCTTTTGGTTGGGATAGCTCATTTCAAGTCTTCAATTTACATATAACTGTATACAACCCAAGCATTTGTTGGAATGATTCAACTCACCTTTTCCATTTCTCCAATGAAACAATCAATGTAGTCCTGAGGGTTTGAAGGATCATAGTCTACTTGATGGTCttcaatttttttctttacaaagGTAATCTGTTTTTCCCAAAGAGCAAATATTTTCTGGTGTGGGCCAGGGACTCTGCGCATTAACCACGGGAACATGTTGTACAACTAAGaagacaaaaaggaaaaagcTTATTTGAAGACAGTGGGGTATCGACTGTCGATGTTTCATTTTCTGGATATACAAAGAGCaaagagtgtgaggagaggatcACCTGAGCCCATGCTGATCCTTCTAGAAAGATGACCTCATTGATGTCCTTCAGGAGAGCCTGGAAGTCATTGTTGGAGTACTCAAAGCGCTCCCCAAACACCAGCACACAGATGATGTTGGACACAGCATTGTTAACTAGCCACATTGGATTGAATGGTTTACCTGGGAGAAGCAAAGGCCAACATGCTTTGATAGGCCACACACAACGTTTATAGGGATGGACACAGCATTGTTAACAAGCCACTGCGGGTCGAAGGATTTAACAGGGAGCGCCAAAGTAAAAAGagtgtatggacacacacatccaaaactTACGAGAATTTACTGAATGAAACAAATACAGAgataacacacactaacttgaGGCTCCTCAGCTGTGAACTTTATTGGGTTTTACCTTTTTATTGTATGCCTTATTCACTTACCTTGCTCATTAACTAATGCTTCGTTTAGATATCTGCACTCTTGAAGGATGAAGGGCTCAAGGCTTCTTTTGCCCAACCCAAAATTCCTCAGGGTGTGAAGAGCAAACCTTCTCTGATGTTTCCAAGTATATCCATTAGACACAACAATTCCTAAGCAGAGACCAACCAGATAACGATTAAAACAACAGAATTGTACTTTACGATGGTGTTGAGTATGTTACAGTTATTACACagcacatttacattacatttagtcatttagcagacgcttttatccaaagctcCTTAAAAGGTAGAAAGGgtcgcccctgctctggtagtgctaacAGTATCAAAACAATTAACTTGATCTGTCTCCTCTTTTGTGTGGAGGAAAATCACCTTTGTCTCCCACAATATCAGCAAATATAGGTAAGGAAGGACGATCAGCAAAGTTTTCTCCTTGGTGGACATATGCTTCTCTCACTAGCTTGAGTCCGTTGAGAACAACAATCCTTGGTCCAAAAAATCGAATACTGAAAATTTGCCCATATTTTTCAGCAAACTGGAAGAGACACAATaaaccaaatacaaaaaatCCACACAATATTGCATTAAAGGCACGTGCAGCCATCAAGCAAGTAGAACAAGTGAGGTCATTGGGGTTATCATTTAAAATTAAGCTCACACTGAGTAATAGCATCATGGAAGGGTTTACATAGAAATCAAATAGTGT from Clupea harengus chromosome 10, Ch_v2.0.2, whole genome shotgun sequence harbors:
- the LOC105900861 gene encoding cytochrome P450 2J4-like, with protein sequence MTAIFHILELLDIKSFLLFVFIFLLVFDYIKTKPPKNFPPGPWSLPFIGDLHHIDFTKVHLQFVKFAEKYGQIFSIRFFGPRIVVLNGLKLVREAYVHQGENFADRPSLPIFADIVGDKGIVVSNGYTWKHQRRFALHTLRNFGLGKRSLEPFILQECRYLNEALVNEQGKPFNPMWLVNNAVSNIICVLVFGERFEYSNNDFQALLKDINEVIFLEGSAWAQLYNMFPWLMRRVPGPHQKIFALWEKQITFVKKKIEDHQVDYDPSNPQDYIDCFIGEMEKYKDDEASGFNVENLCFCTLDLFVAGTETTSTTLNWGLLYMIKYPEIQRKVQEEIDRVVGSSRPPSLTDRENMPYTDAVIHETQRIGNILPLNVGRSATKDTQVGGYIIPKGTMVVASLTSVLFDETEWETPHTFNPEHFLDTEGKFRRREGFLPFSIGKRVCLGEQLARMELFLFFTSLLQRFSFSAPQGVEPKLEYKLGATHSPQPYQLCAVPR